The genome window TGGTGTTAAGGTAAAAGGTTTTGTACTTAATGTAGCGAATTTAAATGAATTTTCGAATGTTGTGGATGAGGTTGTTAAAGAATTTGGTAGGATTGATATACTTGTTAATAATGCTGGTATTACGAAGGATACTCTTATAATAAGGATGAAAGAAGAAGAATGGGATGAGGTTATTAATACTAATCTTAAAGGGGTGTTCAATGGATGTAAAGTTGTTTCTAGGTACATGTTGAAACAGCAATATGGTAAGATTATAAATATCTCATCTGTTGTGGGTATAATGGGTAATGCAGGTCAGGTTAATTATTCTGCTTCGAAAGGGGGAGTTATAGCGTTGACAAAGTCGCTTGCCAAAGAACTAGCATCAAGAAATATAAATGTTAATGCTGTTGCACCGGGATACATAGATACTGATATGACTAGAGTTTTACCTGATAATATAAAACAGGAGGTTTTAAAGTTGATACCACTTGGTAGGATGGGGCAACCAGATGATGTTGCAAATGTAGTTGCTTTTCTAGCTTCTGATATGTCATCATACATAACTGGTCAGACTATAATTGTCGATGGTGGAATGGTAATGTATTAGTGCCTGTAGCTCAGGTGGATAGAGCACCGGAATGCGAGTCCGGTGGTCAGGGGTTCAAGTCCCCTCAGGCACAAAATTAGAATTCTGACAAAGTTATTTTGTTGATACGATAATTTGTATTGAGGGGGTGGTTTATGGGTGATGACGAAAAAGAGGAGATAGGTATAGAAACGCCTGAAAGTGAAGAGCAATCTAAGAAAGTAGGTTTTAGTTTCGGATCTATAATAGAATGGATTCTGTCGCATGTTTTACAGCTTGTTATAGCAGCTATAATAGCTGCAATAGTTGCTTTTATTGTAGTTTCTCAGATGAGAGCAAGAATATCTGAAGAAATAGTTGTTGCAAGAGGACCTATAAAAAAAGAACCTCCTCCTATGACTTTTGATTTGGGTAGTTTTAATATAAACACAGCAGATACAGATGAGCCTCACTTTGTGAGAATTAAGATGTATATAGCGTATCCCGAAAAAAATAATCCACTTATGCTTGAGCTTGGGCAAAGGAAGTTTCAAATTAGAGATATAGTTATTACTACGGTTTCGTCTATGAAAAAAGAAGATCTAGATGAACCTATAGAAAGAGAAGAGCTTAAAGAAAGGTTAAAAAAGCTTATCAATAATATACTTGTCAATGGAGAGATATTAGACATATTTTTTGATGAATTTACTGTTTACTAAGCGGGCCATAGCGCAGATGGCTAGCGCGCACGCTTCGGGCGCGTGAGGTCGTGGGTTCAAGTCCCACTGGCCCGAATTCAAATTCTTCTATAGCTCCATAGTATGGTTAGTAATACTAAAAATGATAGCATCCCTATGAGAATATCCCCTGCTATGAGTACCGTTATTATACCTATAAGTAGTATCAAGAATTTGCTGTTTCTAGACAGTATATGTGTTATTCTGAATTTGCTACTTACCTGTTCTTTTTGAGATTTGAAATATTTACTTTGATTGTTTTCAGGGTGTTTGTTTTGTGACGATATGTAAAGGTTTTTATATTCATTGAAAAGATTTTTGTCTTTGTATAACTTTTCGAGCTCTTTATATGAAGAGATTATCTCTTTTGCTTTGTTTTCATCTCCTGCTAAGTCTGGATGGTATTCTTTTATCTTTTTTCTGAAAGCACATTTGAGTTCTTCGTATTCACAGAAGTATCTTGTACCAAAGTTATCGTACATCTTAAGTATATGCTTTAGTTTTATATTATTTGGATTTTCCATAATTATATTGTCCTATTCCACAACTTCGAATCTTTTCCATTTAATTATTATTCCTTGATCTAGTGGATATATCCCTGCTTTTTTATTTGCTGATCTAATTTTTGTATCGAGTTCATGATATGATTTTTTGATAATGTAAAGATTCTTGGGATCTACGTATTTATTATTTTCTAGAGATTGGAGTAATTTTTTTACCAGCCTTAGTGTACTTTTATCTCCTAGTTCTGGTACTAAGTGTGAGAGTTTTATTATGTACGAAATTTTGTTTGTAGCTATGAAAAATGAAAGTATATCATTAAACTCTTTTGTTGCCCAGTGTCCGTACATACATATCTCGTCATAAAAGTTGTCTATCATGAGTTCAAGAAATTCGAAATCGTTCTTAGAATTTATGTAATTAAAAATTAATTTGAAAAATTGAAAAAGGAATATAGGATTTGAAGATTTGTATTCATTTACATAATACCTTAAGAGTATGGTTCTATCTATCAAATTCTTTTCATGAAGTATTGAATTTAGCATCATTTTGATTTTTTCCATATACTACCTCAGTCCTAGGTAGTTCATAATAAAGTATATTAAGATTCCTACTCCTGATGAAAGAAGTAAGAGTATAAGAAACGTTAAAGCATAAGGTATCTTCCTACTTTCTCTCTTTATGTACCATATTGTTTTGTTTATTGCATCAGAATTCTTTTTGTCTATAAAATTACTGTTTCTTAGATTTATCAATCTGCTAATAGCAGATTCATATCTTTTTAGCTTATATTCACATATACTTATATTATATTCACTTGAAAATTTATACTCTTCGTGGAACTGAAGTGATATAAATTCGTTTTTACTTTCTTCAAATTTACCAATCTTGTAGAGTATAAGTCCTTTTAAAAAATTTATTTCTGGTGCTGAGTGAATGCTCTGTGTAGAGTTTATAAATTCAAGTGCTCTCTCAAAATTTCCTATTCTATAATAGCTTACTGATAGATTGTATGTTATGTTAGGATTTCTAGGATAAATTTTTACAAGTTTTTCAAGTAAATTGATAGATTCGTATATTTTACCTGATGAAAAGTATGAGTATGCTTGTAAATATATAAAGTAGTCATTCATTTTGTTTTGTTTATATAATGATAAACAAAGCTCGGAAAGTTCTTTATACTGACCTGTGTAGTACCATATATCTGCAAGATCTAATAGTATTTCAGTATGGGATGTTGTTGAGAGAATGTTGGATATGGAATTTATTGCTCTATTGTAGTCGTTTTCCAGAAACATTCTTAGATATTCCTCTCTTTCCGATAAAGTTTTTATTATGCCCAAGTTGATATATATATTTTTGAAGTTTCTTTCGTCAAACATTTTTATTTCTTTTAAAGCATATAATTTACTTAGGTTGTCATTTGATTTTGATAGTACGTTATAGGGTATGGATCTATACTTATTTATATTTCCTCTTAGAAAGAGGATTTTTGATAAAATTATGTCAAGATATGATTTATAGTCAAATATGGTTTCTAGGTTTTCTGATACAACTCCTCTTGTATAGAAAGAGGATAATTCCACAAGTTTTCTTACTTCATTGGGTAGCTCATAATACACACCTTTACCTAATTGAGCACACCTGATGAAATTACTTTCCTGGTATGCATCTATTATTTTTTGTATATCTTTTTGAGGTAGCATTTTCTATCTTTAATAGGGTTTTTCTACATAACCCTTTACCATTACATCATCTTCAAATCTAATGGCGACTATATCGTATAATCTGATACTATCTTCTACCTTGGATATTCCTTTACCACCTATGACTTTGGCGTTTTTACCCCCTATAAATTTTGGTGAGATAAATACATATACTTTATCTACAAGATTGTTGTCGAAAAAGCTACCTATTATTTCTCCCCCTCCTTCGACTAACAAGTTTATTATTTTCATTTCACCTAATTTTGAGACTATCTCGGAGATATCAGCAAATCTATCACTTATTAATCCTACGTACTCATACTTTTTGTTTTCTTTCTTAGATATGTAATTTATAAAATCTTTGTTTACCTTTTCTGAAACGAAAAATAGAGTTGGTAAATTATCACTTACAACTATTGAATCAATAGGAGTTTTACCAAATGGATCAATTATGCATCTTAAGGGTTGTTTATAAAGGTATTCTTTTTTTTTGTATCTTATTGTTAAGTATGGATTATCTGCTATTATTGTATTAACACCTACGAGTATTGCGTCTGCTTTTCTTCTTATCTCGGAGTGTACATACTCTCTACTAGAGTTTGATGATATCCATTTAGAGTCTCCTGTTATGGTACCTAATTTCCCGTCTATACTCATAGCGTATTTTACTGTTACGAAAGGTTTACCAGTGGCGACATATTTGAAAAAATCTTCATTTAACTCAAGTAGATCTTCTTCTAAGAATCCTACCTTAACCTCGATTCCTGCAGACTTAAGCGCTGCGATACCTTTACCGTTTACTTTGGGATTTTTATCGATAGTTCCTACAAATACTTTTTTTATTCCTGCCTGGATAATTTTATCCGTGCAAGGAGGATTATGTCCATGGTACTGGTGGGGCTCGAGGGTGACAATCATAGTTGCTCCATTTAAAGGTACTTTAGCGTTTTCAATAGCGATAACTTCTGCATGTTTACCATAGTTTGGTTGAGTATATCCAACGGATACTACTTTAGAATTTTTGACTATTACTGCTCCTACAGCTGGGTTCGGAGATACTACACCCTTAACTCTGTTTGCTAAAGAATATGCAAGTTCAAAGTATTCTAACTTTATGCCTGTATTAATCATATTATCTCAAGTTAAGTAAGTCTCTCCAAGCAGATATACCTTTCTCAACTACTGTTTTTACGAACAGAAGTGATATTCTTGCTTCTTCTTCTGCTATGATAACCTCATGGACATTAACTTCTTCAGGAGATACGACAGCCAATTCCTGTAATTCTTTGGCTTTAGTTTCTTTTTTGTTGATATCATCGAAAATCTTAAGTAAAGCTTCTCCAAAACTTTCTTCAATGTTGCTTTCTTTATTTTGTGCCTTTGTATGAAAGTGCCTGATGTCGGATGTTTTTATGTTAACTTCATATCCATGGTTATGTATTATCATATTCCCTCCTACAACTATTCTCGGATAGTTAAATGGGATTATAAATTTTCAGGAATCTAGTTTTTACATTTTTATCTAAATTTCTTGAATTAGTTTGCTAAGAATTAAAAAGAAGGTTAAATTGATCAATTATGGTAGATATTAGTTTGTGATATCTTGTTAGATTATTTTGAGAGTGTTGTCAACAATAAATAGTATGGTTACTAGAGATTAGTGATTATTTGTGAGAGTGAAATAAAGTTAGAGTAGAATTTCAGGGACATTAAAAGGGAAGTATAATGTAGGGATTTTAGGAAAGTAGTGAAAATTGCTTTGGTTTTTGAGTATGACGATTAATGTTGGGTTGATAGCTGGTTGGAGTGTTAGTAAACAGTTATTGAGATGGGGTATTTAGAATACCCTTCTATAGGAAATACCGAAATATTGACAAAAATTCAGTTATTAGAATGTTGAAAAAGAGTTAAGTGTTTTATATACTTGTGACTAAGTTTGAAAGGAATGTGTTATGAGAAAGTTATTTGTAACCTTATTGATTGTGCTACTTGGAGGTATTTCTTTTGGGCAAACCTTGGTTTATTATGATCCTGATGGGAATCTTAGAAGGATAGTGGATATAAACTCTGAGGGTAATAGGATTTTTTCGAAGATAGGTCTAAAATTCTTTATTGCTGTAGATGACAATTCTTTCAACAGTGTTGTTAAACAGTATAGTCCAGAGTACTTTATAATGAACTCTGTAATATACCAATCAAGAAAAAGGAGTTTAAATTTGGAAGCTGCTTTTGTTTTTGAGAAGGATAAAAAAACTACCTATGCAAAGAAGATAGTTACATTCCAAGAAGGTTTAGGTTTAAAGGATATAGCAACTAGAGTTTTAGCATCTTCTTTCAGGGATATTTCAGAAATAGTTCCTATCGAAGCAAAGATTTTGAAGGTACCTAAAGATTTGGATGCTCTTTTGGCTATGAAATTTAAACAGGCAGATTTTGCTATAGTTTCTGAAAGTAGTATTGATGTGTTTAAAACAATAAGTCCAGTTGATTTTGGACTTCTTAGAGTTGTTTACACTAGTAAAGAAATAGTTAATCCTGTATTTTGCTTTGTTCAAGGTAAAGAAAGTCCTAGTAAGATTAGGGAAATTCAGAGGCTTCTTGTAAGTTCTGATGCTAAACAATTTATGAGTCTTTTGCTATTTGATAATATATCTGATGATCCCAAAGTTTTGTCAAAGATAAGATAGGAGGTATTTATGATTTTTAGGAGTATTTTTTTAGGAATTTTGATGTTTTTGACTTTTTGTGGATTTGTATATCCTGAACCTATTAAGAATATTTCTGATTTTTCATTTCCTAAGAGAACAGGTAAAGAAGTTTTGGTTTTAGTTTCTGATAAGATTTCTACTTTTGAAGAGGTGGAGAAAGGTATATATGACTCGCTTCAAGGTTATAATGTTTTCTCTTACAATTTTCATGGAGATACTAATCAGATGAAGATGATACCAGATGTAGTTAATAGGCTTAGACCTAATGTTGTTGTTGCTGTAGGTATTAGCGTTCTTGAAAATCTTATTGGTAAGGTTCAAATTCCTGTTGTTTTTAGTATGGTTATAAACTACAAGAAATTTGGCATTGAAAAATATAATAATATAACTGGTGTTTCTCTTCAAGTTCCTCCGGAGTCGATTTTCTTTAATTTTAAGACAGTTTATCCGAATTTTAGAAAAGTTGGTGTTATATGTAGCAAGGACTACTTCAATTTATTCATACAACCTTCTGTTGATAGTGTTAAGTTTAGTTTGGATGTTGAAATAGTTCCTGTTTTGATTCCTTCATCGAAAGACTTTGTTTCAGCATACAATTCTCTTTCGAAGAATGTTGATGTTATGTGGATGGTTCCTGATACTACAGTGCTTGATAAGAACTCAATAGTTTATTTTATAACAGAGAGTTATAAGTTTTTAAAACCAACTATTGTTTATTCAGAACCTTTTGTAAAAGCAGGTGGTCTTTTTAGTGTTTCTCCTAACTATAGTAGCGTAGGGTCTCAGGTTGCTTTGATGGTTAGAAAGATAGTTGAGGATAAAGTTCAACCATCTAAAATCGAGATAGCTCCGGTTGTTGGTACTTTTACTACTATAAACAGAGAACTAGCAAGAAAACTTAACATCAATGAAAGTTTATTGGGACTAATAGATAATGTTGTAGAGTGAGGTGAGTATGCTAATGTTTGCTAATCTAAACATAAGGGCAAAACTTTCAATAATTATATCGGTGATAGTAGTTTCGATTTCTCTAATAATGAGTGTTATTTTTATAGTTAAATCTAACAATGAGATGATGACATCAATAATAACTAGATCTGGAATGCTTGCTAAGAGTATGGCGGTTCTTTCTGCTAATTACATAGCAGGGTTTCAGTATCTGGATATTCAAAGAGCTATTGAAGATGTTGTTTCTAGTGATAGGGAAATAGTTTACGGTTATCTTGAAGATGTTAGTGGAGAGGTTATATCTCCCGTGTTTAAGGATGAAGTTGTAAAGGATCAAAACAAGATAGTTACATCTTACAAACAGATTAGCAAGGTTTTAAGAAAACTAGACTCCATAGGTTATGGTTTTTCTTCTGATGTTAGTGTGAGTTTGGTTCTTCATGGAAATGAGCAATGTGTTGATGTTAAGGTTCCAGTTCTCATAGGAGATGCTCCTGCTTCTTACATAAGAATTGGTACTACGATGAAGTATCTTAATCGAGAGTTGTTAGGTAATATAGTGATATCGACTATAATTGTCATTTTCTTAATAGGACTTGGAATACTTTTTAGTTGGTATTTTGCTAAG of Brevinematales bacterium contains these proteins:
- the fabG gene encoding 3-oxoacyl-[acyl-carrier-protein] reductase, which codes for MNDLKGKVALVTGASRGIGRSIAEKLASFGVNLAITSTKAETSQSVAREIEDRYGVKVKGFVLNVANLNEFSNVVDEVVKEFGRIDILVNNAGITKDTLIIRMKEEEWDEVINTNLKGVFNGCKVVSRYMLKQQYGKIINISSVVGIMGNAGQVNYSASKGGVIALTKSLAKELASRNINVNAVAPGYIDTDMTRVLPDNIKQEVLKLIPLGRMGQPDDVANVVAFLASDMSSYITGQTIIVDGGMVMY
- a CDS encoding flagellar basal body-associated FliL family protein, translated to MGDDEKEEIGIETPESEEQSKKVGFSFGSIIEWILSHVLQLVIAAIIAAIVAFIVVSQMRARISEEIVVARGPIKKEPPPMTFDLGSFNINTADTDEPHFVRIKMYIAYPEKNNPLMLELGQRKFQIRDIVITTVSSMKKEDLDEPIEREELKERLKKLINNILVNGEILDIFFDEFTVY
- a CDS encoding tetratricopeptide repeat protein gives rise to the protein MLPQKDIQKIIDAYQESNFIRCAQLGKGVYYELPNEVRKLVELSSFYTRGVVSENLETIFDYKSYLDIILSKILFLRGNINKYRSIPYNVLSKSNDNLSKLYALKEIKMFDERNFKNIYINLGIIKTLSEREEYLRMFLENDYNRAINSISNILSTTSHTEILLDLADIWYYTGQYKELSELCLSLYKQNKMNDYFIYLQAYSYFSSGKIYESINLLEKLVKIYPRNPNITYNLSVSYYRIGNFERALEFINSTQSIHSAPEINFLKGLILYKIGKFEESKNEFISLQFHEEYKFSSEYNISICEYKLKRYESAISRLINLRNSNFIDKKNSDAINKTIWYIKRESRKIPYALTFLILLLLSSGVGILIYFIMNYLGLR
- the ribD gene encoding bifunctional diaminohydroxyphosphoribosylaminopyrimidine deaminase/5-amino-6-(5-phosphoribosylamino)uracil reductase RibD; amino-acid sequence: MINTGIKLEYFELAYSLANRVKGVVSPNPAVGAVIVKNSKVVSVGYTQPNYGKHAEVIAIENAKVPLNGATMIVTLEPHQYHGHNPPCTDKIIQAGIKKVFVGTIDKNPKVNGKGIAALKSAGIEVKVGFLEEDLLELNEDFFKYVATGKPFVTVKYAMSIDGKLGTITGDSKWISSNSSREYVHSEIRRKADAILVGVNTIIADNPYLTIRYKKKEYLYKQPLRCIIDPFGKTPIDSIVVSDNLPTLFFVSEKVNKDFINYISKKENKKYEYVGLISDRFADISEIVSKLGEMKIINLLVEGGGEIIGSFFDNNLVDKVYVFISPKFIGGKNAKVIGGKGISKVEDSIRLYDIVAIRFEDDVMVKGYVEKPY
- the fliE gene encoding flagellar hook-basal body complex protein FliE, whose amino-acid sequence is MIIHNHGYEVNIKTSDIRHFHTKAQNKESNIEESFGEALLKIFDDINKKETKAKELQELAVVSPEEVNVHEVIIAEEEARISLLFVKTVVEKGISAWRDLLNLR